The genomic region CGTTCTCGTATCTCTCGCTTGTTGCAAGTGTGATGGTCAGGAACCAGCCTGCTCCCATCTTAATTTCTCCATAGTTCTCGCCAATATCTATATTTTCTTCGTTGTCTGCCATGATTACACCGATAATCAAAATTGAATTAAAATTTAAATCTGAATTCAATAATCTAAATTGAACTTTAGTTCAGATTATTTTTATTTGTATATAATATTACTCTGAAAATCGTAAAAGGTGGATAGCTTGAAGTGTTTGATATATTATAACTTACTGCCTGACCATTTCCAGCGGAATTGAGCCGTTATGCAGGGCTGTTGCCACAAGTGCGCCCTTTATTCCGATATCTTCCAGAGTTTTAATGTCTCCTACGTTGCTTACACCGCCACCAAGGAGTACATTGTGCCTTGAGATAGAAACGATTTTACTTAAGAATTGTGAATCCACGCCGCTTGCGGTTCCTACTCTGTCAAGGTCGAGGATTATGATATCTGCAAGTTCGTAGTCGTTGAGGAGTTCTACGATCTTGAATGGGTCATCGGGCATATTCGGGTCGTTGGTGAGTATCCTGCCGTGCTTCTTGTCGATGCTGACGCTGATTCTTCCGGGGTAGAGGGAGCTTGCCTCTTTTATTGTTTCAAGTGAGGAGGTCTCGGTTCCAAGGAT from Methanolobus tindarius DSM 2278 harbors:
- a CDS encoding HisA/HisF-related TIM barrel protein, with amino-acid sequence MFRIIFVLDIFNKTVVHAQGGNRSEYKPIHFSSHICNTSDATQIVDTVKPAEVYIADLNLLEKIGKREKNFDIIQAVAESAKVMLDPGISSVAETEDVMEIVQTVILGTETSSLETIKEASSLYPGRISVSIDKKHGRILTNDPNMPDDPFKIVELLNDYELADIIILDLDRVGTASGVDSQFLSKIVSISRHNVLLGGGVSNVGDIKTLEDIGIKGALVATALHNGSIPLEMVRQ